CCCACCGACCAGGTGTCGCAGATCGTCGCCGAGACGCTGCACGAGGCGATCGACCCGACCGTGTACGCGGAGGCGGTGGACCTCATCGCGGAGCACCACGCGGCCGGGCGGGACGTCGTGATCGTGTCGGCGTCCGGCAGCGAGATCGTCGAGCCGATCGCGGCGATCCTGGGCGCGGACCACGTCGTCTCGACCCGCATGCAGGTGGTCGACGGCCGGTACACGGGCGAGATCGACTTCTACGCGTACGGCGAGAACAAGGCCGCGGCGATCCGCGAGCTCGCCGGGACGCACGGCTACGACCTCGCCGAGTGCTACGCGTACTCGGACTCGATCACCGACGCCCCGATGCTCGGCGTCGTCGGGCACGGGTTCGCCGTGAACCCGGACCGCGCGCTGCGCCGGCTCGCGGCCGAGAAGGGC
The sequence above is a segment of the Cellulomonas palmilytica genome. Coding sequences within it:
- a CDS encoding HAD family hydrolase, which codes for MSEDAPARRHAPRPRRAGSGPPRSAAFFDLDKTIIATSSATAFSRGFLAQGLLTRRNVLRTAVAQFLYLVGGADAAQTERLRASLSRTVTGWPTDQVSQIVAETLHEAIDPTVYAEAVDLIAEHHAAGRDVVIVSASGSEIVEPIAAILGADHVVSTRMQVVDGRYTGEIDFYAYGENKAAAIRELAGTHGYDLAECYAYSDSITDAPMLGVVGHGFAVNPDRALRRLAAEKGWGVLTFRRPVPLFAFDREAQVASAVVVGTVVAGLVAWWWWRRRRSATS